One Natronomonas moolapensis 8.8.11 genomic region harbors:
- a CDS encoding CopG family ribbon-helix-helix protein — MSVVSISMPEALVEHIDEFADKHGYSGRSEVVREGARTLLEEFQGGAVDGQKHMCTVTVVFEYCQPAVQQRLTGVRHEYDTIVSATTHAHVQDQYCMELYVLEGTTEALSGFINTVRAVPNVRVVDYSIASLGEDTVHKHIRISVLPNRCERRS, encoded by the coding sequence ATGAGCGTCGTTAGCATCTCGATGCCCGAGGCGTTAGTTGAACACATCGACGAGTTTGCCGACAAGCATGGGTACAGTGGACGGAGCGAGGTCGTACGCGAAGGGGCACGGACGCTGCTCGAAGAGTTCCAGGGAGGAGCTGTTGACGGGCAGAAACATATGTGTACAGTCACGGTAGTCTTCGAATACTGCCAACCCGCTGTCCAACAGCGTCTCACGGGAGTACGCCACGAGTACGATACTATCGTCTCTGCGACTACCCATGCTCACGTTCAGGACCAGTACTGCATGGAACTGTACGTCCTGGAGGGGACCACGGAGGCCCTATCCGGATTCATCAACACCGTCCGGGCAGTGCCGAATGTCCGAGTAGTGGATTACTCGATCGCCTCATTAGGAGAGGACACCGTTCACAAACACATCAGAATATCGGTACTTCCCAACCGGTGTGAGCGGCGGAGCTAG
- a CDS encoding ISH3-like element ISNamo6 family transposase: MLDLPEPDGVLSARDVKEVAADVITELPLPGIEGSPLDSGDIWPVVTMASVNQTSVWDVTSQTDGTPCDDTVMTWLHTLQRGWLEFSANLLFRHLALTILDPDRSRIVSIDFVDNPYHGHPDEDDGELCSSSPTDGTTTCHRYCTAYVVSNGKPVTLALTYVRSDEQEADAVERVLDRVGAYPFAIDLLLADRGFYNGRVIRRGRELATTVIPVQEKGERMKEKLDTHCSYMTTYRMFKDSERELRFPLAVSVSYHNGDRGKHGEVVRGYVACDLADRTPTQIERRYRKRSAIETSYRLFRQARATTTTQDPLVRFAFVLVSFLLENIWLVLRWAVVARPRRGGRDLPTQFTFGTFCDWIRHVLEQELERRWEIEMNRTGVPDAYGSAAG, from the coding sequence GTGCTTGATCTCCCCGAACCAGACGGTGTTCTTTCAGCAAGGGACGTCAAAGAAGTGGCGGCTGATGTAATCACAGAGCTTCCTCTGCCAGGAATCGAGGGCTCGCCCCTCGATTCCGGCGATATCTGGCCGGTCGTTACCATGGCCAGCGTCAACCAGACGTCCGTCTGGGACGTGACCTCCCAGACGGACGGTACCCCCTGTGACGACACCGTCATGACCTGGTTGCACACCCTCCAGCGTGGTTGGCTCGAGTTCAGTGCCAATCTCCTGTTTCGGCACCTCGCCCTGACGATTCTCGACCCTGACCGGTCGAGAATCGTCTCCATCGACTTCGTCGATAACCCCTATCACGGCCACCCCGACGAGGACGACGGCGAACTCTGCTCGTCCAGTCCCACCGACGGCACGACGACCTGCCACCGCTACTGCACCGCCTACGTCGTCTCGAACGGCAAACCCGTGACGCTGGCGCTGACCTACGTCCGCAGCGACGAGCAGGAAGCCGACGCGGTCGAGCGCGTCCTCGACCGCGTCGGCGCCTACCCATTCGCCATCGACCTGCTGCTGGCTGATCGAGGCTTCTACAACGGGCGCGTCATCCGTCGTGGACGGGAGCTGGCAACCACCGTGATCCCTGTCCAGGAGAAGGGTGAGCGGATGAAAGAGAAACTCGACACGCACTGCTCGTACATGACGACCTACCGGATGTTCAAGGACAGCGAGCGGGAACTCCGGTTCCCGCTCGCAGTTTCGGTCTCGTATCACAACGGTGACCGAGGGAAACACGGGGAGGTGGTGCGGGGGTACGTGGCGTGCGATCTGGCCGATCGCACGCCCACGCAGATCGAGCGTCGCTACCGGAAACGATCGGCGATCGAGACGAGCTATCGGCTGTTTCGCCAGGCGCGAGCGACGACGACAACCCAAGATCCACTCGTTCGATTTGCGTTCGTCCTGGTGAGTTTCTTGTTGGAGAATATCTGGTTAGTGCTGCGATGGGCGGTCGTCGCCCGCCCCCGGCGGGGCGGGCGCGACCTGCCAACGCAGTTCACGTTCGGTACCTTCTGTGACTGGATCAGGCACGTACTGGAACAGGAGTTGGAGCGTCGGTGGGAGATAGAGATGAACAGAACTGGCGTCCCGGACGCATACGGATCGGCCGCGGGCTGA
- a CDS encoding CopG family ribbon-helix-helix protein yields the protein MRTSFNIPDDLLSKFDETWQAEGLDSRSRGVREAMQAYIEVHTRLEDIEGDVVVIIAFDYEHEAVIEEVHDVQHQFQDVITATNHIHEREWCLETLFCSGSAPRVRDLTYRLRDFDAVSRVKLMLLAEH from the coding sequence ATGCGCACGAGCTTCAACATCCCCGACGACCTTCTCTCCAAGTTCGATGAGACGTGGCAAGCAGAGGGATTAGATTCACGCTCGCGTGGCGTCCGCGAAGCGATGCAGGCGTACATCGAGGTCCACACCAGACTGGAGGATATCGAAGGCGACGTCGTCGTTATCATCGCCTTCGATTACGAACACGAAGCGGTTATCGAAGAGGTTCACGACGTACAGCATCAGTTCCAGGACGTCATCACGGCCACGAATCATATCCATGAACGGGAGTGGTGTCTCGAGACGCTCTTCTGCAGCGGATCGGCACCCCGTGTCCGGGACCTCACCTATCGCTTGCGCGATTTCGATGCGGTGAGTCGGGTCAAACTGATGCTCCTTGCGGAGCACTAG